In a single window of the Aminomonas paucivorans DSM 12260 genome:
- a CDS encoding 3-isopropylmalate dehydratase large subunit, which produces MGRTLAEALIASRTEDPVAPGSICRVRVDFAFANDITAPPAIREFRRMGALEVFDRARCAIVPDHFTPPKDIASAEQLKTCRAFAREQGLLFWEPGQCGVEHAFLPEEGYILPGDLVLGADSHSCTGGTLGAFATGVGSTDLAAAWALGEAWLRVPETTRVVYEGTPSPWICGKDLILSLIGRIGVEGARYRALEFHGEALASLDLDDRFTMANMAIEAGGKCGLFPPDRDTLEYVAPRAKRPFKPVQPDRDARYASAETFDASALEPLVALPHLPENVRPAGECAHLTVDQVFIGSCTNGRLRDLEAAARVLKGRRVHEGVRLVVIPASYPVFSEAMKRGWLQTFLDAGAAVCTPSCGPCLGGHLGILAEGERCVATSNRNFVGRMGHPKSEVVLAGPLVAAASAVLGRVADPREVLGDDPAALRREEGC; this is translated from the coding sequence ATGGGACGGACTCTCGCTGAGGCCCTCATCGCCTCCCGAACCGAAGACCCCGTGGCCCCCGGTTCCATCTGCCGGGTGCGGGTGGACTTCGCCTTCGCCAACGACATCACCGCGCCCCCGGCCATCCGGGAGTTCCGCCGCATGGGGGCCCTGGAGGTGTTCGACCGGGCCCGCTGCGCCATCGTGCCGGACCACTTCACCCCTCCCAAGGACATCGCCTCGGCGGAGCAGCTGAAGACCTGCCGGGCCTTCGCCCGGGAGCAGGGACTTCTCTTCTGGGAGCCGGGACAGTGCGGGGTGGAACACGCCTTCCTCCCCGAGGAGGGGTACATCCTCCCGGGAGACCTGGTCCTGGGGGCGGACAGCCACAGCTGCACCGGCGGCACCCTGGGGGCCTTCGCCACCGGGGTGGGGTCCACGGACCTGGCCGCCGCCTGGGCTCTGGGAGAGGCCTGGCTGCGGGTGCCCGAGACCACCCGGGTGGTCTACGAGGGAACCCCCTCTCCCTGGATCTGCGGCAAGGACCTGATCCTCTCCCTCATCGGCCGCATCGGGGTGGAGGGGGCCCGGTACCGGGCTCTGGAGTTCCACGGGGAGGCCCTGGCCTCTCTGGACCTGGACGACCGGTTCACCATGGCCAACATGGCCATCGAGGCAGGCGGCAAGTGCGGCCTCTTCCCCCCGGACCGGGACACCCTGGAATACGTCGCCCCCCGGGCCAAGCGCCCCTTCAAACCGGTGCAGCCCGACCGGGACGCCCGCTACGCCTCTGCCGAGACCTTCGACGCCTCTGCCCTGGAGCCTCTGGTGGCCCTGCCCCACCTGCCGGAGAACGTGCGCCCCGCCGGTGAGTGCGCCCACCTGACGGTGGATCAGGTCTTCATCGGCTCCTGCACCAACGGCAGGCTGCGGGACCTGGAGGCGGCGGCCCGGGTCCTGAAGGGACGACGGGTCCACGAGGGGGTGCGCCTGGTGGTGATCCCCGCCTCCTACCCCGTCTTCTCGGAGGCCATGAAGCGGGGCTGGCTCCAGACCTTCCTGGACGCGGGGGCGGCGGTGTGCACCCCCAGCTGCGGCCCCTGCCTGGGAGGACACCTGGGCATCCTGGCGGAGGGGGAACGGTGCGTGGCCACCAGCAACCGGAACTTCGTGGGCCGCATGGGGCACCCGAAGAGCGAAGTGGTTCTGGCGGGCCCCCTGGTGGCCGCCGCCTCCGCCGTGCTCGGTCGGGTGGCGGACCCCCGGGAGGTCCTGGGGGACGATCCGGCGGCGCTGCGCCGCGAGGAGGGATGCTGA
- a CDS encoding 2-isopropylmalate synthase, whose product MTVEDVRIFDTTLRDGEQAAGVNLNLTEKLQVAHQLARLRVDIIEAGFPAASPGDFQSVQTIAREVPGLTVAGLARTRKGDIEAAFEALKDAGRPRIHTFIATSPIHREFKLKMSREEVLEQVRTGVEHARSLVEDVEFSAEDASRSEPDFLAEVFRTAVEHGATTLNIPDTVGYATPEEFGAFVEALIREVAAPKNVAWSVHCHNDLGMAVANSLAAVRMGVRQVECTVNGLGERAGNASMEEIVMALQTRTDRYGARSRVDTTKLYGTSKLVSRLTGVRVPPNKAIVGDNAFAHEAGIHQHGMLCNRTTYEIMRPEDVGAPGTALVLGKHSGRHAFRDRLEALGYHLDEDQIDKAFGLFKDLCDRKKTVSDGDIEALVADEVVSALPERRYDLVDFGVQVSSGRATASITLRRDGQEITDAAAGNGPVDAAYEAIKRIVGLEPELREFRIHATSEQSDSVGETVVVLRHEGVNAQGRGASTDVIESAIKAYVSAVNRLHVVAAAKEVNLYGTDSR is encoded by the coding sequence ATGACGGTGGAGGACGTACGAATTTTCGACACGACCCTGCGGGACGGGGAACAGGCGGCGGGGGTCAACCTGAACCTGACGGAGAAGCTCCAGGTGGCGCACCAACTGGCCCGACTGCGGGTGGACATCATCGAGGCGGGGTTCCCCGCTGCGTCCCCCGGGGACTTCCAATCCGTCCAGACCATCGCCCGGGAGGTCCCGGGGCTCACCGTGGCAGGCCTCGCACGAACCCGCAAGGGGGACATCGAGGCGGCCTTCGAGGCCCTGAAGGACGCAGGCCGTCCCCGGATCCACACCTTCATCGCCACGAGTCCGATCCATCGGGAGTTCAAGCTGAAGATGAGCCGAGAGGAGGTCCTGGAGCAGGTGCGCACCGGGGTGGAACACGCCCGGAGTCTGGTGGAGGACGTGGAGTTCTCCGCCGAGGACGCCAGCCGCTCCGAGCCGGACTTCCTGGCGGAGGTGTTCCGCACCGCCGTGGAACACGGGGCCACGACCCTCAACATCCCCGACACGGTGGGCTACGCCACCCCGGAGGAGTTCGGCGCCTTCGTGGAGGCCCTGATCCGGGAGGTGGCCGCCCCGAAGAACGTGGCCTGGTCCGTGCACTGCCACAACGACCTGGGGATGGCGGTGGCCAACTCCCTGGCGGCGGTGCGGATGGGGGTGCGGCAGGTGGAATGCACCGTCAACGGTCTGGGGGAACGGGCGGGAAACGCCTCCATGGAGGAGATCGTCATGGCCCTCCAGACCCGCACGGACCGGTACGGCGCCCGCTCCCGGGTGGACACCACGAAGCTCTACGGCACCAGCAAGCTGGTCTCCCGCCTCACGGGGGTTCGGGTGCCCCCCAACAAGGCCATCGTGGGGGACAACGCCTTTGCCCACGAGGCGGGGATCCACCAGCACGGGATGCTCTGCAACCGGACCACCTACGAGATCATGCGCCCCGAAGACGTGGGGGCCCCGGGAACCGCCCTGGTGCTGGGGAAACACTCGGGGCGACACGCCTTCCGGGACCGCCTGGAGGCCCTGGGCTACCACCTGGACGAGGACCAGATCGACAAGGCCTTCGGCCTCTTCAAGGACCTCTGCGACCGCAAGAAGACCGTCTCCGACGGGGACATCGAGGCCCTGGTGGCGGACGAGGTGGTCTCTGCCCTGCCGGAGCGGCGTTACGACCTGGTGGACTTCGGGGTGCAGGTTTCCTCCGGACGGGCCACCGCCAGCATCACCCTTCGGCGCGACGGGCAGGAGATCACCGACGCCGCGGCGGGCAACGGCCCGGTGGACGCGGCCTACGAGGCCATCAAGCGCATCGTGGGGCTGGAACCGGAGCTTCGGGAGTTCCGCATCCACGCCACCAGCGAGCAGTCCGACTCCGTGGGGGAAACGGTGGTGGTGCTCCGTCACGAAGGGGTGAACGCCCAGGGGCGGGGAGCCTCCACGGACGTCATCGAATCGGCCATCAAGGCCTACGTCAGCGCGGTCAACCGGCTCCACGTGGTGGCCGCAGCAAAGGAAGTGAATCTGTATGGGACGGACTCTCGCTGA
- the ilvB gene encoding biosynthetic-type acetolactate synthase large subunit: MRMSGAQMVVRSLEELGVDTVFGLPGGTVIPLYDSLYDSPIRHILARHEQGAAHGADGYARASGRVGVCLATSGPGATNLVTGIATANLDSVPLVALTGQVATFAIGSDAFQEADILGATLPLVKHSVQVRSAERIPEILKGAFHIAATGRPGPVLVDIPLDVQRELGDYRMPGRVEFPGYHPEAVQDLSLLEEAAAAVRGAERPVIFAGGGIIRGRAWEALARFAQAFQIPVATSLLGKGAFPENHPLSLGMAGMHGRPEANHALTSADLILAVGSRFSDRSTGKRDRFAPLAKVVHLDRDPAEISKNIEPELWLVGEATTLLDRLTEALSALRPLPRKGWLKQIQGWKAQYPLPRPQGDGAVHPWQVLQAAFDATDGEALVTTEVGQNQMWAALHYPAIHPGRFLTSGGLGTMGYGLPAAMGAAVARPDLPVFCVAGDGSLLMNIQELDTCARYGLPVKVLLLNNSCLGMVRQWQELFYDHRYSQTLYSRDPDFPKLAEALGGTGFSVDRPEEVRPAVDRALATPGPVVVDFRIPRDEKVLPMVPPGGAIDEMILE, from the coding sequence ATGAGGATGAGCGGAGCGCAGATGGTGGTTCGGTCCCTGGAGGAACTGGGGGTCGATACGGTGTTCGGCCTCCCCGGGGGCACGGTGATCCCCCTGTACGACAGCCTGTACGACAGCCCGATCCGGCACATCCTGGCGCGACACGAGCAGGGGGCGGCCCACGGGGCGGACGGATACGCCCGGGCCAGCGGCCGGGTGGGGGTCTGTCTGGCCACCTCGGGGCCCGGGGCCACCAACCTGGTGACGGGCATCGCCACGGCGAACCTGGACTCGGTGCCCCTGGTGGCCCTCACGGGGCAGGTGGCCACCTTCGCCATCGGCTCCGACGCCTTCCAGGAGGCGGACATTCTGGGGGCGACTCTGCCCCTGGTGAAGCACAGCGTCCAGGTCCGCTCGGCGGAGCGGATCCCGGAGATCCTCAAGGGGGCCTTCCACATCGCCGCCACGGGACGCCCGGGCCCGGTGCTGGTGGACATCCCCCTGGACGTGCAGCGGGAACTGGGGGACTACCGCATGCCCGGTCGGGTGGAGTTTCCGGGCTACCATCCCGAGGCGGTGCAGGACCTCTCTCTCCTGGAGGAGGCGGCGGCGGCGGTGCGGGGGGCGGAACGCCCGGTGATCTTCGCCGGGGGAGGGATCATCCGGGGACGGGCCTGGGAGGCCCTGGCCCGGTTCGCCCAGGCCTTCCAGATCCCCGTGGCCACCTCCCTCCTGGGAAAGGGAGCCTTCCCGGAGAACCACCCCCTTTCCCTGGGAATGGCGGGGATGCACGGCCGTCCGGAGGCGAACCACGCCCTCACCTCCGCGGACCTGATCCTGGCGGTGGGGTCCCGGTTCAGCGACCGAAGCACGGGAAAACGGGACCGGTTCGCCCCCCTGGCGAAGGTGGTGCACCTGGACCGGGACCCTGCGGAGATCTCCAAGAACATCGAACCGGAACTCTGGCTGGTGGGAGAGGCGACGACGCTCCTGGACCGGCTCACCGAGGCCCTGTCGGCCCTTCGCCCCCTGCCCCGGAAGGGCTGGCTCAAGCAGATCCAGGGATGGAAGGCCCAGTACCCCCTCCCTCGCCCCCAGGGGGACGGGGCGGTGCATCCCTGGCAGGTGCTCCAGGCGGCCTTCGACGCCACCGACGGGGAGGCCCTGGTGACCACCGAGGTGGGACAGAACCAGATGTGGGCGGCCCTGCACTACCCGGCCATCCACCCGGGACGCTTCCTCACCTCCGGAGGGCTGGGCACCATGGGCTACGGCCTCCCCGCCGCCATGGGGGCGGCGGTGGCCCGGCCGGACCTCCCGGTGTTCTGCGTGGCCGGGGACGGCAGCCTGCTCATGAACATCCAGGAGCTGGACACCTGCGCCCGCTACGGCCTGCCCGTGAAGGTGCTGCTGCTGAACAACAGCTGCCTGGGGATGGTGCGACAGTGGCAGGAGCTGTTCTACGACCACCGCTACTCCCAGACCCTCTACTCCCGGGACCCGGATTTCCCCAAGCTGGCGGAGGCCCTGGGGGGAACGGGCTTCTCCGTGGACCGGCCGGAGGAGGTGCGCCCCGCGGTGGACCGGGCCCTTGCGACCCCGGGCCCCGTGGTGGTGGACTTCCGGATCCCCCGGGACGAAAAGGTGCTTCCCATGGTGCCCCCCGGGGGAGCCATCGACGAAATGATCCTCGAATAA
- a CDS encoding response regulator: protein MPVLEALIAEADPMLRSLYAEYLSRTRGYCLGGYATSGPELFRCLQNRRPALVLLDLFLPEFGGQEGLRRSRTEFSRVDHIILSEGDDPDTVRGALCLGAFDYLIKPFTFDRFHAALDAYGNYYWGLTGRKTPWRQADLDKILHGRTVGRGGEVGIPKGLQEPVLRQVVRVLQVAECPLAAAEMGERLGLSRSTARRYLEFLVETELVRVEHAYKEIGRPLKQYVLKRTASPLASF, encoded by the coding sequence ATGCCTGTGCTGGAAGCGCTCATCGCCGAGGCGGACCCGATGCTTCGTTCCCTCTACGCCGAATACCTGTCCCGGACCCGGGGCTACTGCCTCGGCGGCTACGCCACCTCGGGGCCGGAGCTGTTTCGCTGTCTCCAGAATCGGCGTCCCGCCCTGGTCCTCCTGGATCTGTTCCTTCCCGAGTTCGGAGGCCAGGAGGGGCTTAGGCGTTCCCGGACGGAATTCTCCCGGGTGGACCATATCATCCTCTCCGAGGGGGACGACCCGGACACGGTCCGGGGGGCCCTGTGTCTCGGGGCCTTCGACTACCTCATCAAACCCTTCACCTTCGACCGTTTCCACGCCGCCCTGGACGCCTACGGCAACTACTACTGGGGGCTGACGGGGCGCAAGACCCCCTGGAGGCAGGCGGACCTGGACAAGATCCTCCACGGCAGGACCGTCGGTCGAGGGGGAGAGGTGGGGATTCCCAAGGGCCTTCAGGAACCGGTGCTCCGTCAGGTGGTCCGGGTCCTGCAGGTGGCGGAGTGTCCCCTCGCTGCGGCGGAGATGGGGGAGCGTCTGGGCCTGTCCCGCTCCACCGCCCGGCGCTACCTGGAGTTCCTCGTGGAGACCGAACTGGTCCGGGTGGAACACGCCTACAAGGAGATCGGCCGTCCCCTGAAGCAGTACGTCCTGAAACGCACCGCCTCCCCCCTGGCGTCTTTCTGA
- a CDS encoding isocitrate/isopropylmalate dehydrogenase family protein, with amino-acid sequence MSKTYRIACIPGDGIGPEVTRQARKALDVAANRFGFSLDWQDYPFGAAHYLRTGEIFPESALEEMGGCDALLLGAIGDPRVKPGELERGILLTLRFRFDQYVNLRPALSFPRVPLPVPLPEGRRLDTVVVRENTEDLYMGLGGRAEGGSLSFSVDARRAPYELKGELALWTTPPCPLAAQVAVSTRPGVERIARYACELAVRRGEDRVTLVTKANAVPHLYGFFEDETARVAAQYPGLKLEKENVDACCYHLVRRPDAFGVLLCPNLFGDIVSDLLAGLSGGMGMAAGGNIGDGLSMFEPVHGSAPDIAGTGRANPLAAILSGELLLRHLGEHEAADAVGGAVTAYLEESDPEGLPFELGGTSPVERSGDEVASRIAG; translated from the coding sequence ATGAGCAAGACCTATCGCATCGCCTGCATCCCCGGGGACGGCATCGGGCCGGAGGTGACCCGCCAGGCCCGAAAGGCACTGGACGTCGCCGCGAACCGATTCGGCTTTTCCCTGGACTGGCAGGACTACCCCTTCGGGGCGGCCCACTACCTCCGCACCGGGGAGATCTTCCCCGAGTCGGCCCTGGAGGAGATGGGGGGCTGCGACGCCCTGCTCCTGGGGGCCATCGGGGACCCCCGGGTCAAGCCCGGAGAGCTGGAACGGGGCATCCTCCTGACCCTTCGCTTCCGCTTCGACCAATACGTGAACCTACGCCCCGCCCTGAGCTTTCCCCGGGTGCCCCTGCCGGTGCCCCTTCCGGAAGGACGCAGGCTGGACACGGTGGTAGTGAGGGAGAACACGGAGGACCTGTACATGGGCCTGGGAGGCCGCGCCGAGGGGGGCTCCCTGAGCTTCTCCGTGGATGCCCGACGGGCCCCCTACGAACTCAAGGGGGAGCTGGCCCTCTGGACCACCCCGCCCTGCCCCCTGGCGGCCCAGGTGGCCGTGTCCACCCGCCCGGGGGTGGAGCGCATCGCCCGGTACGCCTGCGAGCTGGCAGTCCGGCGGGGGGAGGACCGGGTCACCCTGGTCACCAAGGCCAACGCGGTGCCCCACCTCTACGGCTTCTTCGAGGACGAGACCGCCCGGGTGGCGGCGCAGTACCCCGGCCTGAAGCTGGAGAAGGAGAACGTGGACGCCTGCTGCTACCACCTGGTGCGGCGCCCCGACGCCTTCGGGGTGCTCCTCTGCCCCAACCTCTTCGGGGACATCGTGAGCGACCTGCTGGCGGGGCTTTCCGGGGGCATGGGCATGGCGGCGGGGGGAAACATCGGCGACGGCCTCTCCATGTTCGAGCCCGTCCACGGGTCCGCCCCGGACATCGCCGGGACCGGCCGGGCCAACCCCCTGGCGGCGATCCTCTCGGGAGAGCTGCTGCTGCGGCACCTGGGGGAGCACGAGGCGGCGGACGCGGTGGGAGGGGCCGTGACGGCCTACCTGGAGGAATCCGACCCCGAGGGGCTGCCCTTCGAGCTGGGGGGAACCTCCCCGGTGGAACGTTCGGGGGACGAAGTGGCCTCCCGAATCGCGGGATGA
- the ilvN gene encoding acetolactate synthase small subunit, with translation MKCTLSVLTEDHPGVLMRIAGLIYRRGYNIESLSVGRTDTTGFSRFTVVVEADERGMSLLAKQLERLVEVVTVEELSRSKYVERWLSLIKVRAPLEVRPHVLQTAEVFRCRVVDMGTDAVTLEVTGDQGKMEACMEAFRPYGVLEVAGSGAVGMQRTGFAATLPFSEEIPLRLSCAGIS, from the coding sequence ATGAAGTGCACGTTGAGCGTTTTGACAGAGGACCATCCGGGCGTTCTGATGCGTATCGCCGGCCTCATCTACCGACGAGGCTACAACATCGAGAGCTTGAGCGTCGGACGCACCGACACCACCGGCTTTTCCCGGTTCACCGTGGTGGTGGAGGCGGACGAGCGAGGCATGTCCCTTCTGGCGAAGCAGTTGGAGAGGCTGGTGGAAGTGGTGACGGTGGAGGAGCTGAGCCGCAGCAAGTACGTGGAGCGCTGGCTCTCCCTCATCAAGGTCCGGGCCCCCCTGGAGGTTCGACCCCACGTGCTCCAGACCGCGGAGGTCTTCCGGTGCCGGGTGGTGGACATGGGCACCGACGCGGTGACCCTGGAGGTGACGGGGGATCAGGGAAAGATGGAGGCCTGCATGGAGGCCTTCCGCCCCTACGGGGTCCTGGAGGTGGCGGGTTCGGGAGCCGTGGGCATGCAGCGCACGGGCTTCGCCGCCACCCTCCCCTTCTCGGAAGAGATTCCCCTGCGGCTTTCCTGCGCAGGGATCTCCTAG
- the ilvD gene encoding dihydroxy-acid dehydratase, which translates to MRSDQAKRGPARAPHRALLKAAGYTDWEIERPWIGLVNSYNALIPGHVHLNRLAAAAKAGIYAAGGLPLEFPVIGVCDGIAMNHLGMKFSLPSRELIADSIEIMAQGHALDGLLLLTNCDKIIPGMAMAAARLNIPSLVVSGGPMMAGRFEGRDIDLSSAFEAVGRHAAGRCSDEELREIEEACCPGCGSCAGMFTANTMNCMMEALGLALPGNGTIPAVDAARDRLAKDAGVAVMELVRAGIRPRDILTPQAFHNAVAADLALGGSTNSALHLPALAHAAGVDLPLDRFDELGRSVPHLCSMSPGGPYHIQDLHRAGGIPALMARLLAGGLARGECLTVTGRSVAENVASRKVRDDEVIRPLDRPYHAQGGLAVLKGNLAPLGSVVKQSAVAEEMLCHTGPARVFDGEEAATEAILAGRIRDGDVVVIRYEGPKGGPGMREMLTPTAALAGQGKDRTVALLTDGRFSGATRGAAVGHVSPEAASGGPIALVQEGDSITVDIPGRRLDLGISPEEWQAREAKRIPKEQAVESPFLNRYRRFVRSGVEGAVLDETPREDVCRKTPFGGKE; encoded by the coding sequence ATGCGAAGCGATCAGGCAAAACGCGGCCCCGCCCGGGCCCCCCATCGGGCCCTTCTGAAGGCGGCGGGATACACGGACTGGGAAATCGAGCGCCCCTGGATCGGGCTGGTGAACTCCTACAACGCCCTCATCCCGGGACACGTGCACCTGAACCGGCTGGCGGCGGCGGCCAAGGCGGGGATCTACGCCGCCGGGGGCCTTCCCCTGGAGTTCCCCGTCATCGGGGTCTGCGACGGCATCGCCATGAACCACCTGGGGATGAAGTTCTCCCTCCCCAGCCGGGAACTCATCGCCGACTCCATCGAGATCATGGCCCAGGGGCACGCCCTGGACGGACTTCTCCTGCTGACCAACTGCGACAAGATCATCCCCGGCATGGCCATGGCCGCCGCACGGCTCAACATCCCGTCCCTGGTGGTCAGCGGCGGCCCCATGATGGCGGGACGGTTCGAGGGACGGGACATCGACCTCTCCTCCGCCTTCGAGGCGGTGGGACGCCACGCCGCAGGGCGTTGCTCCGACGAGGAGCTGAGGGAAATCGAAGAGGCCTGCTGTCCCGGCTGCGGCTCCTGCGCGGGGATGTTCACCGCCAACACCATGAACTGCATGATGGAGGCCCTGGGGCTGGCCCTGCCGGGAAACGGCACCATTCCGGCGGTGGACGCCGCCCGGGACCGGCTGGCCAAGGACGCGGGGGTGGCGGTCATGGAGCTGGTACGCGCCGGAATCCGCCCCCGGGACATCCTCACCCCCCAGGCCTTCCACAACGCCGTGGCGGCGGACCTGGCCCTGGGAGGCTCCACCAACTCGGCCCTCCACCTGCCCGCATTGGCCCACGCCGCCGGGGTGGACCTGCCCCTGGACCGGTTCGACGAGCTGGGCCGATCGGTGCCCCACCTCTGCTCCATGAGCCCCGGAGGCCCCTACCACATCCAGGACCTCCACCGGGCGGGGGGCATCCCCGCCCTGATGGCCCGCCTGCTGGCGGGAGGCCTGGCGCGGGGGGAATGCCTCACCGTCACGGGACGCTCCGTGGCGGAGAACGTGGCCTCCCGGAAGGTGCGGGACGACGAGGTGATCCGCCCCCTGGACCGGCCCTACCACGCCCAGGGAGGCCTGGCGGTGCTGAAGGGCAACCTGGCCCCCCTGGGATCGGTGGTGAAACAGTCCGCCGTGGCGGAAGAGATGCTCTGCCACACCGGTCCGGCCCGGGTCTTCGACGGGGAGGAGGCGGCCACGGAGGCCATCCTGGCGGGACGCATCCGGGACGGGGACGTGGTGGTGATCCGCTACGAGGGCCCCAAGGGAGGCCCGGGGATGCGGGAGATGCTCACCCCCACCGCCGCCTTGGCGGGACAGGGAAAGGACCGCACGGTGGCGCTCCTCACGGACGGGCGCTTCTCCGGGGCCACCCGGGGAGCTGCGGTGGGGCACGTCTCCCCGGAGGCCGCCTCGGGAGGTCCCATCGCCCTGGTGCAGGAGGGCGATTCCATCACCGTGGACATCCCGGGAAGGCGGCTGGATCTGGGGATCTCCCCGGAAGAGTGGCAGGCCAGAGAGGCCAAGCGGATCCCCAAGGAACAGGCGGTGGAAAGCCCCTTCCTCAACCGGTACCGGCGCTTCGTCCGGTCGGGAGTGGAGGGAGCGGTGCTGGACGAAACGCCCCGCGAGGACGTTTGCCGGAAGACCCCCTTCGGGGGAAAGGAGTGA
- a CDS encoding 3-isopropylmalate dehydratase small subunit, giving the protein MSRILEGNAWVYGDHVDTDVIIPARYLTVSTPEALAPHCMEDLDSTFAGSVRPGDVIVGGANFGCGSSREHAPLAIQGTQVSCVVAASFARIFFRNALNVGLPILECPEGAARIRKGDRLRVDPQGGTIENQTRGESYPVRPFPPFLADLVEAGGLVPYVRRRLAEKEVRP; this is encoded by the coding sequence ATGAGCCGGATCCTGGAGGGCAACGCCTGGGTCTACGGGGACCACGTGGACACGGACGTCATCATCCCCGCCCGCTATCTCACCGTCAGCACCCCCGAGGCACTGGCGCCCCACTGCATGGAGGATCTGGACAGCACCTTCGCGGGGTCCGTCCGACCGGGAGACGTGATCGTGGGGGGAGCCAACTTCGGCTGCGGCTCCAGCCGGGAGCACGCCCCCCTGGCCATCCAGGGGACCCAGGTCTCCTGCGTGGTGGCGGCTTCCTTCGCCCGGATCTTCTTCCGCAACGCCCTCAACGTGGGGCTGCCCATCCTGGAGTGCCCGGAGGGGGCGGCCCGGATCCGCAAGGGAGACCGCCTCCGGGTGGACCCCCAGGGGGGAACCATCGAGAACCAGACCCGGGGGGAGTCCTACCCGGTGCGCCCCTTCCCCCCTTTCCTGGCGGATCTGGTGGAGGCGGGAGGCCTGGTGCCCTACGTGCGGCGACGCCTCGCCGAGAAGGAGGTCCGGCCATGA
- the ilvC gene encoding ketol-acid reductoisomerase, translated as MATVYYEKDAKLETLKGKTVAILGYGSQGHAHAQNLKDSGHKVVVGLHAGSRSKAVAERDGFQVLSVAEATKAADVVMFLMPDHLQAGIYRDEVAPNLKPGAALAFAHGFAIHFGTVVPSKDRDVFMVAPKSPGHLVRRMFQEGKGVPALLAVYQDASGSCRDLALAYACGLGAGRAGVLETTFREETETDLFGEQAVLCGGVTELVKAGFDTLVAAGYQPEIAYFECLNELKLIVDMIFEGGLGWMRYSVSDTAKYGDCVAGRKVVDAHTREAMKTLLDRIQQGEFAKDWILENQAGRPVMRAWMKAEKEHPIEKVGRELRGMMPWMESKQAPDC; from the coding sequence ATGGCAACGGTGTACTACGAGAAGGACGCGAAGCTGGAGACCCTGAAGGGCAAGACGGTGGCGATCCTGGGCTACGGCAGCCAGGGACACGCCCACGCCCAGAACCTGAAGGACAGCGGCCACAAGGTGGTGGTGGGTCTCCATGCGGGCAGCCGTTCCAAGGCCGTGGCGGAGCGGGACGGCTTCCAGGTTCTCTCCGTGGCGGAGGCCACCAAGGCGGCGGACGTGGTGATGTTCCTCATGCCCGACCACCTGCAGGCAGGAATCTACCGGGACGAAGTGGCCCCGAACCTGAAGCCCGGGGCGGCGCTGGCCTTCGCCCACGGGTTCGCCATCCACTTCGGCACCGTGGTCCCCTCCAAGGATCGGGACGTGTTCATGGTGGCGCCGAAGAGCCCGGGACACCTGGTGCGGCGCATGTTCCAGGAGGGCAAGGGGGTTCCGGCGCTGCTGGCGGTGTACCAGGACGCCTCCGGGTCGTGCCGGGACCTGGCCCTGGCCTACGCCTGCGGCCTCGGCGCGGGGCGGGCGGGGGTCCTGGAGACCACCTTCCGGGAGGAGACGGAGACGGACCTCTTCGGGGAGCAGGCGGTGCTCTGCGGCGGCGTGACGGAACTCGTCAAGGCGGGCTTCGACACCCTGGTGGCGGCGGGCTACCAGCCGGAGATCGCTTACTTCGAGTGCCTCAACGAGCTGAAGCTCATCGTGGACATGATCTTCGAGGGCGGTCTGGGCTGGATGCGCTATTCCGTCAGCGACACCGCCAAGTACGGGGACTGCGTGGCGGGACGCAAGGTAGTGGACGCCCACACCCGGGAGGCCATGAAAACCCTCCTCGACCGGATCCAGCAGGGCGAGTTCGCCAAGGACTGGATCCTGGAGAACCAGGCGGGGCGTCCGGTCATGAGGGCCTGGATGAAGGCGGAGAAGGAGCACCCCATCGAGAAGGTGGGGCGGGAGCTTCGGGGCATGATGCCCTGGATGGAATCCAAACAGGCTCCGGACTGCTAG